Proteins from one Chitinophaga oryzae genomic window:
- a CDS encoding DUF6528 family protein: MMKRIILTGAAFALLVFQLACSKKQGATAPPDNPPPVQQPEPYPGLPLALTNEAVKKIEIYDPMVTDWNTAAAKKWSWSPTTALGFSADEINRFGGGTDFKVRKGYAVMSDNSMAAVMTYPAGQRVWAKIISGNVHSAELLPNGNIALAASDGNWIRVYASSQGPNNSNYGEFALGAAHAVLWDPELNVLWVTGQDQSNNTHILTALAVGGSDAMPELTELKQYRVALPTPWGHEVSAYYGNKNLLWVTTNGGEYVFNKSTKTLSMSPTNNLTFVKGIGNQPGGQIVLVRPDANKNPRPPVSCSLNNWSTSTIDFYTAGGQRQGSRTVNGACFYKIKIVYDNYQ, from the coding sequence ATGATGAAGAGAATTATACTGACAGGAGCAGCATTTGCATTGCTTGTTTTCCAGTTAGCCTGTAGCAAAAAACAGGGGGCCACTGCGCCCCCTGATAATCCGCCGCCTGTACAGCAACCCGAGCCCTACCCCGGGCTTCCGCTGGCACTCACCAACGAGGCGGTGAAGAAGATAGAAATCTATGATCCTATGGTCACCGACTGGAATACCGCTGCGGCTAAAAAATGGAGCTGGTCGCCCACTACCGCCCTGGGCTTTAGCGCCGACGAAATCAACCGCTTCGGCGGCGGCACCGATTTTAAAGTAAGAAAGGGCTATGCCGTGATGAGCGATAACAGTATGGCAGCCGTGATGACCTACCCGGCCGGGCAACGGGTATGGGCCAAAATCATCAGCGGCAACGTACACTCCGCGGAACTACTGCCCAATGGTAATATCGCGCTGGCAGCATCCGATGGCAACTGGATCAGGGTATATGCCTCCTCTCAGGGACCCAATAACAGTAACTATGGAGAGTTTGCGCTGGGCGCCGCCCACGCCGTACTGTGGGACCCCGAACTCAACGTATTGTGGGTGACCGGCCAGGACCAGTCCAACAACACGCATATCCTCACCGCCCTTGCGGTAGGCGGTAGTGATGCCATGCCTGAACTCACTGAATTAAAACAATACCGCGTTGCCCTGCCTACGCCCTGGGGGCATGAAGTGAGCGCCTATTACGGCAACAAAAACCTGTTGTGGGTGACGACTAACGGTGGCGAATATGTGTTTAACAAAAGTACAAAGACGTTGTCTATGTCGCCTACCAACAACCTCACCTTCGTAAAGGGCATAGGCAATCAGCCCGGCGGGCAGATTGTGCTGGTACGTCCCGACGCCAACAAAAATCCGCGGCCGCCCGTGAGTTGTTCGCTCAACAACTGGTCCACCAGCACCATCGACTTCTACACCGCCGGCGGACAGCGGCAGGGTTCCAGGACCGTCAACGGCGCCTGTTTTTATAAAATCAAAATCGTTTACGACAACTATCAGTAA
- a CDS encoding family 20 glycosylhydrolase has translation MQFKTYAYCLVFLCSSLLCANAQTLIPAPRSVANRAGSFTVNAHTIIRTDLQDKRAAAWFTDRLSGMISSGAKAAAGAAKASALVITDRNAAQLPAEGYRLEVTPDSILLTGRDAGLFYGMQTLLQLFSDQATIPCVSITDAPRYGYRGLMLDVSRHFFTIAQIKDLLDLMAYYKLNRFHWHLTDDQGWRLEIKSLPELTRTGAWRVPRIEFSGNTLPPQPGEKSTDGGFYTQEEVKDIIRYAAERHIEILPEIDVPGHSMAAIASYPWLCVTRDSSIKVNPGSSFAKWFPAGGFEMYTDNSLNPVDERVYEFLDKVFSEVAALFPYPYIHIGGDECYKAFWEKDSSVQRFMKQHHIRDSHALQGYFISRLNKIILSKNKKMIAWDEIAEGDLKEDIVVMNRFGEKGAVQQIKKGLNIILAPGGNGLYFDYAQSPSEQEPSSHGGNAPAWKAYQYNPDYAALSNDEKKHIMGVEACVWTENIPGVSKLQYMLLPRMLALAETGWSAVENKDHHRFATAALPAHLARFDKAGMNYRVPTVFPYTDSTIITDTFRFEVSQPPVPGARIYYTLNNRPPGDYDHLYTGPVAIVVPKGKTITLKTIVITPAGRRSIITRTVLDNSNKPKNEH, from the coding sequence ATGCAGTTCAAAACCTATGCGTATTGTCTCGTTTTTCTCTGTAGCAGCCTGCTGTGCGCCAATGCGCAGACGCTGATCCCCGCGCCGCGTTCAGTGGCGAACCGTGCCGGCAGTTTTACCGTCAACGCTCATACCATCATCCGGACGGACCTGCAGGACAAGCGCGCCGCGGCCTGGTTTACCGACCGGCTGTCCGGCATGATCTCCTCCGGCGCCAAGGCAGCCGCCGGCGCAGCGAAAGCGTCTGCGCTGGTGATCACGGATCGCAATGCAGCGCAACTCCCCGCCGAAGGATACCGGCTGGAAGTAACACCGGACAGCATCCTGCTGACCGGCCGCGACGCAGGTTTGTTCTACGGTATGCAAACTTTATTACAGCTCTTTTCCGATCAGGCCACCATCCCCTGTGTCAGCATCACGGATGCGCCCCGTTACGGCTACCGGGGCCTGATGCTGGACGTATCCCGCCATTTCTTCACCATTGCGCAGATCAAAGACCTGCTCGACCTGATGGCTTACTATAAACTCAACCGCTTCCACTGGCACCTGACCGATGACCAGGGCTGGCGGCTGGAGATAAAAAGTCTTCCTGAACTGACACGCACCGGCGCGTGGCGCGTGCCCCGCATTGAGTTCAGCGGTAACACCCTGCCGCCGCAACCCGGCGAAAAATCCACTGACGGCGGCTTTTACACACAGGAAGAAGTAAAGGACATCATTCGCTACGCTGCCGAAAGGCATATTGAAATACTGCCGGAGATAGACGTCCCGGGCCACTCCATGGCGGCCATCGCATCATATCCCTGGCTGTGCGTAACGCGTGACAGCAGCATTAAAGTGAACCCGGGAAGCAGCTTCGCCAAATGGTTCCCTGCCGGTGGCTTTGAAATGTATACAGACAACTCCCTGAACCCCGTTGATGAAAGGGTGTATGAATTTTTGGACAAAGTCTTCAGCGAAGTAGCGGCATTGTTTCCCTACCCCTATATCCACATCGGCGGAGATGAATGTTACAAAGCTTTCTGGGAGAAAGACAGCAGCGTGCAGCGGTTTATGAAACAGCACCATATCCGCGACAGCCATGCATTGCAGGGCTATTTTATCTCCCGGTTAAACAAGATCATTCTATCCAAAAACAAAAAGATGATCGCGTGGGATGAAATTGCCGAAGGCGACCTGAAAGAAGATATTGTGGTGATGAACCGGTTCGGAGAGAAAGGCGCGGTGCAACAAATAAAAAAAGGGTTGAACATTATACTGGCGCCGGGCGGCAACGGGCTTTATTTCGACTATGCCCAGAGCCCTTCAGAACAGGAGCCTTCCAGTCATGGCGGTAATGCTCCCGCATGGAAAGCGTATCAATACAATCCCGACTATGCAGCGCTTTCCAACGACGAAAAAAAACACATCATGGGCGTGGAAGCCTGCGTGTGGACAGAAAACATCCCCGGTGTTTCCAAGCTGCAATACATGCTGCTGCCCCGTATGCTGGCGCTGGCAGAAACCGGATGGTCTGCCGTGGAAAACAAAGACCATCACCGTTTCGCTACCGCCGCGCTGCCGGCACACCTGGCACGTTTTGACAAGGCAGGTATGAACTACCGCGTGCCAACTGTTTTTCCCTATACCGACAGCACCATTATCACCGATACTTTCCGGTTTGAAGTATCACAGCCGCCCGTACCCGGCGCGCGTATTTACTACACGCTGAACAACCGGCCGCCGGGGGATTATGACCACCTGTACACCGGCCCGGTGGCTATTGTTGTACCAAAAGGCAAAACCATCACCTTAAAAACCATTGTGATAACACCAGCGGGCCGCAGAAGTATTATCACCCGCACCGTACTGGATAATAGCAACAAACCTAAAAACGAACATTAG
- a CDS encoding RagB/SusD family nutrient uptake outer membrane protein has protein sequence MKKISCYILVVISLATTSCKKFLNEVNPNFTTPDSYFKNQNDFDLAVNGAYSQLRGLYNNKSAWIMGEMRSDNTHYDYKSSDQAVATVNRYAVADFLDDKYNNQTPPKWNSGYNTISAVNVILDHIDDIQLSASARNAIVGQAKFIRALAYFDLVRFYGGVPIYKRAPLSREETYIPRASVQEVYDLILSDATDAAARLEAPAFPQTGRATKGAALTLLGDVYLTLKKYDQAESVLKQVTAMGYTLFQNYGDAFQLSNKNGKESVFEIQFNTGLAVPQANTDASVYNFLPRMANTSVVTGVNFNSITNTGGFNTPTQDLINAYETGDQRLDASIAVAEGSFNASDDFTATAVKSVINYTPPAGKVGRPFPKKFLHTHTIGNQTNDNWPVYRYAEVLLLLAESLNQQGKSGEALVYLNTVRQRAFGDALHDISTTDQAALQTAILQERRVELAFENKRWLDLVRSGKAISVMTDFGVQQKARYSYLQAGSYNVTQNRLLFPIPNAEILLNDKLTQNPGY, from the coding sequence ATGAAAAAGATTTCCTGTTATATACTGGTGGTAATCAGCCTGGCGACAACGTCCTGCAAAAAGTTTCTGAACGAAGTCAATCCCAACTTTACCACACCGGACAGCTATTTTAAAAACCAGAACGATTTCGATCTCGCTGTTAACGGCGCCTACAGCCAGCTGCGGGGCCTTTACAACAATAAAAGCGCCTGGATCATGGGCGAAATGCGTTCTGACAATACCCACTACGACTACAAATCCTCCGATCAGGCGGTTGCTACGGTCAACCGGTATGCTGTCGCGGATTTCCTGGATGATAAATACAACAACCAGACGCCTCCCAAATGGAACAGTGGTTACAACACGATCTCGGCGGTTAATGTGATCCTCGATCATATCGACGATATCCAGTTGTCCGCCTCCGCGCGCAATGCCATCGTAGGGCAGGCGAAGTTCATCCGCGCCCTCGCCTATTTTGACCTGGTGCGTTTCTACGGTGGCGTTCCCATTTACAAACGTGCACCGCTCAGCCGCGAGGAAACCTACATTCCGCGCGCCTCCGTGCAGGAAGTATATGACCTCATCCTCTCCGACGCTACTGATGCTGCCGCCAGGCTGGAAGCGCCGGCCTTTCCGCAGACCGGCCGCGCCACCAAAGGCGCCGCACTTACCCTGCTGGGCGACGTGTACCTGACCCTTAAAAAGTACGACCAGGCGGAAAGTGTGCTGAAACAGGTAACCGCTATGGGTTATACGCTGTTTCAAAATTATGGCGACGCGTTCCAGCTGAGCAATAAAAACGGGAAAGAGTCTGTCTTCGAAATCCAGTTCAACACCGGGCTGGCGGTACCACAGGCCAATACCGACGCTTCTGTCTACAACTTCCTGCCACGCATGGCCAACACTTCCGTGGTGACAGGCGTCAACTTCAACAGTATTACCAATACCGGGGGTTTTAACACGCCTACGCAAGACCTGATCAACGCTTATGAAACAGGGGACCAACGCCTCGATGCCTCCATCGCCGTGGCGGAAGGCAGCTTCAATGCCTCCGACGATTTCACCGCCACAGCGGTAAAATCAGTGATCAACTACACCCCGCCCGCCGGCAAAGTGGGCCGTCCGTTTCCTAAAAAGTTCCTGCATACGCATACCATCGGCAATCAAACCAACGACAACTGGCCGGTGTACCGTTATGCGGAAGTGCTGCTGCTGTTGGCCGAAAGCCTCAACCAACAGGGCAAATCAGGCGAAGCGCTGGTGTACCTGAACACGGTCAGACAGCGCGCTTTCGGCGACGCCCTCCACGATATCAGCACTACTGACCAGGCAGCCCTGCAGACGGCCATCCTGCAGGAAAGAAGAGTGGAACTGGCTTTTGAAAACAAACGCTGGCTGGACCTGGTGCGGTCCGGCAAAGCCATCAGCGTTATGACCGATTTCGGTGTACAACAGAAAGCACGGTACAGTTACCTGCAGGCAGGAAGTTACAACGTCACCCAGAACCGGCTGCTGTTTCCCATTCCCAATGCGGAGATACTGCTGAACGATAAACTCACACAAAATCCGGGTTATTAA
- a CDS encoding winged helix-turn-helix transcriptional regulator, translating to MSSKIKASSSNAHNLQLLAAAHDVNDILRMISARWKMELLCNISIGVNQFSRLKEKFPSLSDQILGKRLSEMVNEGLIVKEYIADTVPPQTLYRHTDKAKALMEILQQLHVWGNKSWE from the coding sequence ATGTCAAGCAAGATCAAAGCGAGTTCATCAAATGCCCATAACCTTCAGTTGTTGGCCGCAGCCCATGATGTAAATGATATTCTGAGGATGATCAGCGCCCGCTGGAAAATGGAACTACTCTGCAATATATCCATAGGGGTGAACCAGTTCAGCCGCTTAAAGGAGAAGTTTCCCTCCCTGTCGGACCAGATATTAGGTAAACGATTGTCGGAGATGGTGAATGAAGGATTGATAGTGAAGGAATATATTGCTGACACGGTACCGCCGCAAACCCTTTACCGGCATACCGACAAAGCGAAAGCGCTGATGGAAATATTACAGCAGCTGCATGTATGGGGAAACAAAAGCTGGGAGTAA
- a CDS encoding glycosyl hydrolase, translated as MQKSIRQFLCRTLTIAAVMASSHIQAQQKLQRFEDVAAGFKNPGVDYGTVPFWVWNTKVTKPNIDSMLNDYRRNDFGGVIIHPRPGLITEYLSKEWFDLFTYAVQQGKKLGLNIWIYDENSYPTGFGGGLVGEQMPEAYNQGQMLYMEEATLLPADLSPYFLVLKKENGDHKDITGQLQQEAGKPGQYQLFKKVNYQRSNRGSVAGPIGVSYVDLMAKGVTEKFIDVTYKGYEKVIGKEFGKAIKGVFSDEPTIINEGRNCVRWTPDLFDRFYKNWGYDLRLHLPSLFKETGDWKRVRHNYYEMLLQLFVDRWSKPVADYMQKHQLVWTGHYWEHGWPSPYHGPDNMAMYAWHQMPGIDMLFNQFSEDKPVQFGNIRAVKELSSVANQLGKTRALSETYGGGGWELTFKDMKRLADWQFVLGVNFMNQHLSFMTLTGARKYDYPPSFSYHEPWWPYYRQMNHYFTRLSYLLTQGQQYNDILIIEPTTSAWMYYARDGEHKRFFDITKSFNDFVTTMQRAQLEYDLGSENIIKDNGRVEGDRFIIGRRAYRTVVIPPGMENINGATFRLLKDYMAAGGKVICFEQLRLVDGAENPSLAALFLPAKVQAVNTTLFRNTGFRVTGRDSTGGNLYHQRRKLANGELLLLTNASMTNASSGKVCMKGSDVLEMEMHSGKIVRYRCTQQNGEVQFDVNVPPAGSLMLFIADKQQAGYQPKPQAGEWAAVDASATVVSRPSDNTLTIDFCDLYLHHPDTSYQQLHVGQASNTAFKHHGFTDGVGNPWNNRTQFKDAIVRRDTFSTGTGYTVVYHFNLKDGVDGRHFKAVIEQPGLWHSVKINGATVKNEPGKWWLDRSFGVYQIGQHLKAGDNELVVTVAPMSVYAEIEPVYILGDFNLEAAAQGWNIAAPKPVQIGHWRQQGLPLYSQGIAYTKTFTANGPAASYAVVLGKWQGTVAAVKVNGEFAGIITAAPDRLDIGQFVKKGKNTVEVTVIGSLKNLLGPFYNKPVPGLVDPGKWYNVKTQPSGDAYDLYDYGLTEDYEIQVIQ; from the coding sequence ATGCAAAAAAGCATTCGCCAATTCTTATGCCGTACGCTGACCATCGCCGCTGTAATGGCGTCTTCCCATATACAGGCGCAACAAAAGCTGCAGCGGTTTGAAGACGTGGCCGCCGGATTTAAAAACCCCGGCGTGGATTATGGGACAGTACCTTTCTGGGTATGGAACACCAAAGTCACCAAACCTAATATCGACTCCATGCTGAACGACTACCGCAGGAATGATTTCGGCGGTGTTATTATTCATCCGCGGCCGGGATTAATTACGGAATACCTGTCGAAAGAGTGGTTTGATCTATTTACATATGCTGTGCAACAAGGAAAGAAACTGGGGCTAAACATCTGGATATACGACGAAAACTCCTACCCTACCGGCTTTGGCGGTGGCCTGGTGGGAGAACAAATGCCCGAAGCGTATAACCAGGGGCAGATGTTGTATATGGAAGAAGCGACCCTGTTACCCGCAGATCTGTCTCCCTATTTCCTTGTGCTGAAAAAGGAAAATGGTGATCACAAAGATATCACCGGGCAGCTGCAGCAGGAAGCCGGTAAACCCGGGCAGTACCAACTCTTCAAAAAGGTAAACTATCAACGTTCCAACCGCGGCTCTGTGGCCGGTCCTATCGGCGTATCCTACGTAGACCTGATGGCTAAAGGCGTTACCGAAAAGTTCATCGACGTGACCTACAAAGGTTATGAAAAAGTGATTGGTAAAGAATTTGGTAAAGCCATCAAGGGCGTGTTCTCCGATGAGCCGACCATTATCAATGAAGGGCGCAACTGCGTCCGCTGGACGCCCGACCTGTTCGACCGCTTTTATAAAAACTGGGGATATGATCTCCGGCTGCACCTGCCTTCTCTCTTCAAGGAAACCGGTGACTGGAAGCGGGTCCGCCACAACTATTACGAGATGCTGTTGCAGCTGTTCGTTGACCGATGGTCCAAGCCGGTGGCGGACTACATGCAAAAACACCAGCTGGTGTGGACCGGCCACTACTGGGAGCATGGATGGCCCAGTCCCTATCATGGCCCCGACAACATGGCGATGTACGCCTGGCATCAGATGCCGGGCATCGATATGTTGTTCAACCAGTTCAGCGAAGATAAGCCGGTACAATTCGGCAATATCCGCGCGGTAAAGGAGCTGAGCAGCGTGGCCAACCAGCTGGGCAAAACCCGTGCACTGTCTGAAACCTACGGCGGTGGCGGCTGGGAGCTGACCTTTAAGGACATGAAACGGCTGGCCGACTGGCAGTTTGTACTGGGCGTCAACTTCATGAACCAGCATTTGTCGTTTATGACGCTGACGGGTGCACGTAAATACGACTATCCGCCCAGCTTCTCCTACCATGAGCCGTGGTGGCCCTACTACCGTCAAATGAACCATTACTTTACGCGGCTGTCTTACCTGTTGACCCAGGGACAGCAGTATAATGATATCCTCATCATCGAGCCCACCACCTCCGCCTGGATGTACTACGCCCGGGACGGAGAGCATAAACGTTTCTTCGACATCACCAAAAGCTTTAATGATTTCGTGACCACGATGCAAAGAGCACAGCTGGAGTATGACTTGGGGTCCGAGAATATCATTAAAGACAATGGGCGGGTAGAGGGTGACCGATTCATCATCGGAAGACGGGCTTACAGGACGGTGGTGATACCACCTGGCATGGAAAACATTAACGGCGCCACTTTCCGGCTGTTGAAAGACTACATGGCCGCCGGTGGAAAGGTTATTTGTTTTGAGCAGTTACGGTTGGTTGACGGTGCGGAGAACCCATCGCTGGCCGCCCTGTTTCTGCCAGCTAAAGTACAGGCCGTAAACACAACACTTTTCCGGAACACTGGTTTTCGTGTAACCGGCAGGGATAGTACCGGTGGCAATCTATATCACCAGCGGCGGAAGCTGGCCAACGGCGAGCTACTGCTGCTGACCAACGCCAGCATGACGAATGCTTCTTCCGGCAAGGTCTGTATGAAGGGCAGCGACGTACTGGAAATGGAGATGCATTCCGGGAAGATTGTCCGTTACCGGTGCACGCAACAAAACGGGGAAGTGCAGTTTGATGTTAATGTACCGCCCGCCGGCAGCCTGATGTTGTTCATCGCGGATAAGCAACAGGCCGGGTACCAGCCGAAGCCACAGGCCGGCGAATGGGCTGCCGTCGACGCTTCCGCGACGGTGGTATCGCGCCCGTCAGACAACACGCTGACAATAGATTTCTGTGACCTTTATCTGCATCATCCAGACACCAGCTATCAACAGCTGCATGTTGGCCAGGCTTCCAATACCGCGTTCAAACATCATGGATTTACCGACGGTGTGGGTAACCCGTGGAACAACCGTACCCAGTTTAAAGACGCCATCGTGAGAAGGGATACCTTCTCTACCGGCACCGGCTATACGGTGGTGTATCATTTTAACCTGAAAGACGGCGTCGACGGCCGCCACTTTAAAGCGGTGATAGAGCAGCCGGGCCTCTGGCACAGTGTGAAAATCAACGGGGCAACTGTTAAGAACGAACCCGGCAAATGGTGGCTGGACCGGTCTTTCGGCGTGTACCAGATCGGTCAGCACTTAAAAGCCGGCGATAATGAACTGGTGGTGACCGTAGCGCCCATGAGTGTGTACGCTGAAATTGAACCGGTGTATATTCTCGGTGATTTTAACCTTGAAGCAGCCGCACAGGGCTGGAACATTGCAGCACCCAAACCGGTGCAGATAGGCCACTGGCGGCAGCAGGGATTACCGTTATACAGCCAGGGCATCGCCTATACGAAAACTTTTACGGCGAACGGGCCGGCTGCTTCGTACGCCGTAGTCCTGGGCAAATGGCAGGGCACAGTGGCCGCGGTGAAAGTAAATGGTGAATTTGCCGGTATTATCACCGCAGCACCCGACAGGCTGGACATCGGGCAGTTCGTAAAAAAAGGGAAGAATACAGTGGAAGTGACGGTGATCGGCAGCCTGAAGAACCTGCTGGGACCGTTTTACAACAAGCCCGTTCCCGGATTGGTAGATCCCGGCAAGTGGTATAATGTCAAAACACAACCTTCCGGGGATGCATATGATCTTTATGATTATGGCCTGACGGAAGATTATGAGATACAGGTAATACAATAA
- a CDS encoding DUF6528 family protein: MKNMMMKAGKSCLRSACVHWMIVVMVLLTVSCSRQPDQQLQPESPAAAPENRQAQTEATCCWVAITNQATKKIEVYDPADATWSTPKWSWMPTTALSYNTASEIALWEAPTDIKVRNNTVFANTAQVITATSYRLATIARYTGTGTRGQKLWVMGFNDTTSLHAMEILPDGNSVVASAGVDWPQGWIRIYSSSQPAPNHGVNTQYYFPSAHAVLWDETHKVLWALGNQLRKYGYNTTRSGGTITNPKLDLLMTYNVLPSPWGHDLSADVNNPDQLLLTTNGGAYTFHISTGTFSDIPGAAYDTFVKAISSQPGQNMLVETKPSSGCTLNNWCTSVVHFYNAANGNAAGSRTVSGAAIYKGKTFDPNYY, translated from the coding sequence ATGAAAAACATGATGATGAAGGCAGGAAAATCCTGCCTTCGGTCCGCCTGTGTTCATTGGATGATAGTGGTGATGGTTTTATTGACAGTTTCCTGTTCACGGCAACCCGATCAACAACTGCAACCGGAGAGCCCTGCTGCTGCTCCGGAAAACCGGCAGGCGCAAACAGAAGCCACCTGTTGCTGGGTAGCCATCACCAATCAGGCTACCAAAAAAATTGAAGTGTACGACCCGGCAGACGCCACCTGGTCTACCCCCAAATGGTCGTGGATGCCCACCACCGCGCTTTCGTACAACACCGCCAGTGAGATCGCGCTATGGGAGGCGCCTACGGACATCAAAGTCCGCAACAATACCGTGTTCGCCAATACGGCGCAGGTGATCACCGCCACCTCCTACCGGCTGGCCACCATTGCGCGGTATACGGGCACGGGTACACGTGGACAGAAACTGTGGGTAATGGGTTTTAACGACACCACCAGCCTGCATGCGATGGAGATACTTCCCGACGGCAACAGCGTGGTGGCCAGCGCCGGCGTAGACTGGCCTCAGGGCTGGATACGTATTTATTCCTCCTCTCAGCCCGCACCGAACCACGGGGTGAATACACAGTATTACTTTCCGTCAGCCCACGCGGTGCTATGGGACGAAACCCATAAGGTGCTCTGGGCGCTGGGGAACCAACTGAGGAAATACGGTTACAACACAACCCGCTCCGGCGGCACCATCACCAATCCCAAACTGGACCTGCTGATGACCTATAACGTGCTGCCCAGTCCGTGGGGACACGATCTCTCCGCCGATGTCAACAACCCCGATCAGCTGCTGCTCACCACTAACGGTGGCGCATATACTTTTCATATCTCCACCGGTACTTTCAGCGACATACCAGGGGCCGCATACGACACCTTCGTAAAAGCCATCAGCAGCCAGCCCGGACAGAACATGCTGGTAGAAACCAAACCCTCCAGCGGTTGCACGCTTAACAACTGGTGTACCTCCGTCGTCCATTTTTACAATGCTGCCAACGGCAACGCCGCCGGTTCCCGTACTGTCAGCGGCGCGGCCATTTATAAAGGGAAAACATTTGATCCAAATTACTATTGA